From a single Aminobacterium mobile DSM 12262 genomic region:
- the hisS gene encoding histidine--tRNA ligase — MTDIKAPRGVRDILPEESWKWAYVLKTASEVARNFSYSEVHLPIFEQTDLFARGIGEATDVVEKEMYTFEDRGGRSLTLRPEATASMVRCYLEHNMNGTIQPVKLWCAGPMFRYERPQKGRYRQFWQLDFESLGASNPMVDVEVIGLSLELFHRLELQNLEVVINSVGCPECRPVYRERLKEYFAPRMDKLCKTCQNRFERNPLRILDCKEAGCKEITEGAPDIYSSLCDECREHFDAVLQGLDRIGAHYHIDKRLVRGLDYYTKTAYEILSGALGAQNAVCGGGRYDNLAETIGGAATPGVGFAAGLDRIILVMEEQGCSFGSSPSLDVYAIGLDMESRFELQKLVSELRHAGFSADMDYLERGMKAQFKSAASSEASFACILGGNELEKGVVNVKDLKSGEQVEVDQSAVLAYIQEKIKR, encoded by the coding sequence ATGACAGATATAAAGGCACCGAGAGGTGTGAGGGATATACTCCCTGAAGAATCGTGGAAATGGGCATATGTCTTGAAAACAGCATCTGAGGTGGCCAGGAATTTTAGCTACTCTGAGGTTCATCTGCCAATTTTTGAACAAACAGACCTTTTTGCCCGTGGTATTGGAGAAGCGACGGACGTGGTAGAGAAAGAAATGTACACTTTTGAAGACCGCGGAGGCAGAAGTTTAACGCTTCGTCCAGAAGCTACGGCTTCTATGGTCCGTTGTTATTTGGAACATAATATGAACGGCACTATTCAGCCGGTAAAACTATGGTGTGCTGGCCCGATGTTTCGATATGAGAGACCACAGAAAGGACGATACCGTCAGTTTTGGCAACTGGACTTTGAGAGCCTTGGCGCCTCCAATCCTATGGTTGATGTTGAGGTCATCGGTCTTTCTCTTGAGCTTTTCCATCGCCTAGAGTTGCAGAACTTGGAAGTAGTAATAAACTCTGTGGGGTGTCCTGAATGTCGTCCTGTTTATAGAGAGCGGCTAAAAGAGTACTTTGCTCCCCGAATGGATAAGCTCTGTAAAACCTGTCAAAATAGGTTTGAGCGCAATCCTCTCCGTATTTTAGACTGTAAGGAGGCCGGGTGTAAGGAGATAACAGAAGGTGCGCCAGATATCTATTCGAGCTTATGTGATGAGTGTCGTGAGCATTTTGACGCAGTCTTGCAAGGGCTTGATAGAATTGGTGCTCACTACCATATAGATAAGCGTTTAGTAAGAGGATTAGATTACTATACAAAGACGGCTTATGAAATTCTTTCTGGGGCTCTTGGCGCGCAGAATGCTGTGTGTGGTGGAGGTCGATATGATAATTTGGCCGAAACCATAGGTGGCGCAGCTACTCCTGGGGTAGGTTTTGCCGCAGGGCTTGATCGTATTATTCTCGTGATGGAAGAGCAGGGGTGTTCTTTCGGTTCGAGTCCGTCTTTGGATGTATATGCCATCGGCCTTGATATGGAGTCTCGTTTTGAACTTCAGAAGCTTGTTTCTGAGTTGCGTCACGCAGGGTTCTCTGCCGATATGGATTATCTTGAACGAGGAATGAAAGCACAGTTCAAATCGGCAGCGTCATCAGAGGCCTCTTTTGCCTGCATTCTTGGTGGAAATGAATTAGAGAAAGGTGTAGTGAATGTAAAGGACCTCAAATCAGGCGAGCAAGTAGAGGTCGATCAAAGTGCAGTTCTTGCATACATACAGGAAAAAATAAAACGATAA
- a CDS encoding stage V sporulation protein S → MEVLKVSAKSQPKSVAGAIAAVLREKGAVEVQAVGAGAVNQSVKSIAIARGYVAPNGIDLICIPAFAKIEIDDEERTAIKFQLESR, encoded by the coding sequence ATGGAAGTTCTCAAAGTCTCTGCAAAATCGCAGCCCAAGTCCGTAGCAGGAGCCATAGCAGCTGTTCTTCGCGAGAAGGGGGCGGTAGAGGTCCAAGCTGTTGGAGCTGGCGCAGTGAACCAGTCGGTGAAATCGATTGCCATTGCAAGGGGGTATGTAGCTCCTAATGGGATTGATTTAATCTGTATTCCTGCTTTTGCGAAAATTGAGATTGATGACGAAGAAAGGACAGCTATCAAATTCCAGCTTGAATCTCGATAG
- a CDS encoding metallophosphoesterase, which produces MGTWKKIVFQLFDMLYIPDDLTHLKNRAFLHVSDTPSSFYPVLKRLIKFFNPRAVIHTGDLADEIKLGLYPFSLPQYCQKLYSLAPILEEDGERDVIIVLGNHDNGENVKKVFKRSETVKWSGKVTLKGLHFNLSHDYKGLPRSSGALNLFGHDQYMPECVGREIYLNGLLSIHLIDPDEGKVYHLPYPRFVDQNRLLRRKRGL; this is translated from the coding sequence ATGGGAACATGGAAAAAAATTGTTTTTCAGCTGTTTGATATGCTCTATATTCCTGATGATTTAACGCATCTGAAGAATAGAGCTTTTTTGCATGTTTCCGATACCCCATCATCGTTCTATCCTGTTCTTAAGAGGCTTATTAAATTCTTTAACCCTCGTGCTGTGATTCATACAGGAGATTTGGCGGATGAAATAAAACTTGGCTTATATCCTTTCTCTTTACCACAGTATTGCCAGAAATTATACTCTCTAGCCCCTATTCTGGAAGAGGATGGAGAACGAGATGTTATTATAGTGTTAGGGAATCATGATAATGGAGAGAATGTAAAAAAGGTTTTTAAACGTAGTGAGACGGTAAAATGGAGTGGTAAGGTGACTCTTAAAGGATTACACTTCAATCTCAGCCATGATTATAAGGGGTTACCTCGGAGCAGTGGTGCATTAAATCTTTTCGGGCACGACCAATACATGCCAGAATGTGTTGGCAGGGAAATATATCTTAATGGTTTACTTTCTATTCATCTCATAGATCCTGATGAGGGGAAAGTTTATCATTTGCCATATCCTAGATTTGTGGATCAAAATCGCCTTCTGCGGAGAAAAAGAGGATTATAA
- a CDS encoding Tex family protein: MSASTSNTAFPIAKELDISVSQVEAVSFLLDEGCTIPFIARYRKEATGSLDEVMIVRIRDKKNELMEMEKRRTSILKSLSERELLTEELKTAILGAPNLIVLEDIYLQYRPKRRTRASIATEKGLAPLAEKILKQEGGVPFSYSQDYVDPEKGINSVDEVLQGAMDILAEKISEDRATRSCIRRIFVREGIVVSSVAKGMEEKGIKYQNYFEWKEKALAAPSHRILALFRGEKERYLTLRIRPEDDRCLREIKKHFVRSQNEESKIVEKAVEDGYKRLLAPSMETELRNALKKKADEQAITVFAQNIREVLMAPPLGHKNILAIDPGFRTGCKVVCLDRQGKLVHTETIFPHPPQKREEESAQKVLDMMKRFSIEAIAIGNGTAGRETESFIQNISFPKKPIIAMVNESGASVYSASEIARLEFPDYDVTVRGAISIGRRLMDPLSELIKIDPRSLGVGQYQHDVDPKALKQALDDVVASCVNAVGVDVNTASKELLTFVSGVGSQLAENIVRYREENGLYQTREDLKKVPRLGPKAFEQSAGFLRIPEGNNPLDASAVHPENYGLVEKIAQDLETTIHALITDNKLRKNICLDRYVTGEIGLPTLQDIMAELEKPGRDPRQKFDSFVFAEDITDISHLRKGMILPGIITNVTAFGAFVDIGIHQDGLIHISALSDHFIKFPQQVVSPGQRVEVMVIALDIERKRISLSMKKSDLIRQVEPHPWNEQGKKP, translated from the coding sequence ATGTCGGCATCAACTTCAAATACGGCGTTTCCCATAGCAAAAGAACTGGATATTTCTGTATCTCAAGTAGAAGCTGTCAGCTTTCTTTTAGACGAAGGTTGTACTATTCCTTTCATCGCCCGATATAGGAAAGAAGCGACAGGCAGCCTTGACGAAGTCATGATAGTTCGCATTCGAGATAAAAAGAACGAGCTTATGGAAATGGAGAAACGTCGAACGTCTATCCTAAAATCTCTTTCTGAACGAGAGCTGCTGACGGAAGAACTTAAAACAGCTATCTTGGGGGCTCCCAATCTTATAGTTCTCGAAGACATCTACCTTCAATATCGTCCTAAGAGAAGGACACGTGCCAGCATCGCCACAGAGAAAGGCTTGGCTCCTCTCGCTGAAAAAATCCTGAAACAAGAGGGAGGAGTTCCCTTTTCTTATAGCCAGGATTACGTTGATCCAGAGAAGGGCATCAACTCCGTTGACGAAGTCCTACAAGGGGCTATGGACATTCTGGCCGAAAAAATAAGTGAAGATAGGGCGACACGTTCGTGCATCCGCCGCATTTTTGTAAGAGAAGGTATAGTTGTATCATCTGTAGCAAAAGGGATGGAAGAAAAGGGGATAAAATACCAAAACTATTTCGAATGGAAGGAAAAAGCGCTTGCCGCTCCATCCCATCGTATTTTAGCCTTATTCAGAGGGGAAAAAGAAAGGTACTTAACTCTACGAATACGCCCAGAAGATGACCGTTGCTTACGGGAGATAAAAAAACACTTCGTACGCTCTCAAAATGAGGAAAGTAAAATTGTTGAAAAAGCAGTAGAGGATGGGTATAAACGGCTTCTTGCCCCCTCTATGGAAACAGAACTGAGAAATGCCCTTAAAAAAAAGGCTGATGAACAGGCTATTACCGTTTTCGCTCAGAATATCAGAGAAGTACTCATGGCCCCTCCTCTCGGACATAAGAATATTCTCGCTATCGATCCCGGATTTCGGACTGGATGCAAAGTTGTGTGCCTTGACCGTCAAGGAAAGCTTGTTCACACAGAGACAATATTTCCTCACCCCCCACAGAAACGGGAAGAAGAATCTGCTCAAAAGGTCCTAGATATGATGAAACGTTTCTCTATTGAGGCCATTGCAATCGGGAATGGAACCGCAGGAAGAGAAACAGAGAGTTTCATACAAAACATATCTTTTCCGAAGAAACCAATTATTGCAATGGTCAACGAAAGTGGAGCCTCTGTATATTCAGCCTCTGAAATTGCAAGACTGGAGTTTCCCGACTATGATGTAACAGTACGAGGAGCTATCTCTATAGGACGACGCTTAATGGATCCGTTATCTGAACTTATCAAAATAGATCCTCGCTCTTTAGGCGTCGGGCAATATCAGCATGACGTAGACCCCAAAGCATTGAAGCAGGCTCTTGACGATGTGGTAGCCAGCTGTGTTAATGCTGTTGGAGTGGACGTTAACACTGCAAGTAAGGAACTTCTTACTTTTGTTTCTGGAGTAGGCTCTCAACTCGCAGAAAATATTGTACGATATCGAGAAGAAAACGGCTTATACCAAACAAGAGAAGATCTGAAAAAAGTCCCTCGTTTAGGCCCTAAGGCTTTTGAACAAAGTGCGGGCTTTCTTCGTATCCCTGAAGGGAACAACCCTCTTGACGCGAGTGCCGTTCATCCAGAAAATTATGGACTCGTAGAAAAAATAGCTCAAGATTTGGAGACTACTATCCATGCGCTCATAACAGACAACAAACTTCGCAAAAATATATGCTTAGATCGGTACGTTACAGGGGAAATTGGGCTCCCAACTTTACAAGATATAATGGCTGAACTTGAAAAGCCCGGGCGTGACCCACGCCAAAAGTTTGACAGCTTTGTTTTTGCTGAAGATATAACGGATATATCGCATCTACGAAAAGGGATGATTTTACCGGGGATTATTACAAATGTCACGGCTTTTGGAGCATTTGTGGATATTGGCATCCATCAAGATGGGCTTATCCATATAAGTGCCCTTTCCGATCATTTTATAAAATTTCCCCAGCAAGTTGTTTCTCCAGGCCAACGGGTTGAAGTTATGGTGATAGCACTTGATATAGAGAGGAAAAGAATCTCTCTATCCATGAAAAAAAGTGACTTGATAAGGCAGGTGGAGCCCCATCCATGGAACGAGCAAGGGAAAAAGCCTTAA
- a CDS encoding ABC transporter substrate binding protein encodes MERAREKALKRAGICFFCICSLVLCPFGVFSRENEGGVPILILDSYHKGYPWTDSVIKGILTSLHNASIKTTPYIEYMDSRRLSSQKLYPSLSKLYPIKYSQTPLAAIVCSGDEAFNFLSLYGPKIFPGIPIVFTGIRNIKSPIQQPLLRNYTGTAQHTPFLAMVDVIMRLHPTVKKIIVIGDTTTAGEKDVQQLKEILTRQKDYIESLFLISPTFELLKNALSEESKSTVIIITSYFLNIQGENCALQEGINIIRSMGDFPIYSHLDGVPLLNGVLGGPINHGEEFGHTAAKMVLQILSGRAVKDIPIRESQRIHWLFNYREIKKFGISTSQLPSNSTIVNDPLEEIKEHYHFIVANLLVIATLGTLSILLFSKIMHRHHVNAALMENKESLSGLIEGAPEGIVLLNGEGYISRVNKEFCKMFNYKEGSIQGENLAQYISTSEERVQKTSELVKLSLNKRFKNIERFQNKKDGTPLPVSMSGFPVERLSGEKEAFLLFQDLTRKKAQERALALQFHLESLLSTVSSQLVLSRDFENAIQNALQEIGKRLGLLGCGLYQSKIEAPNVFHIGKKWFSPIYEGTPSDFFTFSFKEEHIKYIKKEIPVTFPIENSFLSGLNATALPFKTRENRNGVLMLLYQETTHTWASINTSVLEVLASTIGETYKKKETQDELLHTISRLRETFQSTIATIGHIIEMKDHTTSGHQGRVAQLSLAIAKRMGCSSIIQEAVYNTSLVHDLGKLYIPSEILTKPEKLSSLEYQIVQQHPRFGFDVLKQVHFPWPVAEIVLQHHERLDGSGYPEGLKNSQILLEAKIIAVADVVEAMTSPRPHRGPYAIEKALDEIDRGAGHLYDPSVVSCCVNLFREEHFEFSNSRSSPL; translated from the coding sequence ATGGAACGAGCAAGGGAAAAAGCCTTAAAAAGAGCAGGGATATGTTTCTTTTGTATTTGTTCTCTTGTGTTGTGCCCTTTCGGCGTCTTTTCTAGAGAAAATGAGGGTGGAGTTCCTATTTTAATTCTCGACTCTTACCATAAGGGATACCCTTGGACCGACAGTGTTATCAAGGGTATCCTAACCTCGCTTCATAATGCCTCAATTAAAACAACACCCTACATAGAGTACATGGATTCCCGACGGCTATCTTCTCAAAAGCTCTATCCTTCTTTAAGCAAACTTTACCCCATAAAATATTCTCAAACTCCTCTCGCAGCTATTGTGTGTTCTGGTGATGAAGCTTTCAATTTTCTTTCTCTTTATGGACCAAAGATTTTCCCCGGCATACCCATAGTCTTTACAGGGATTCGAAATATAAAATCACCTATCCAGCAACCCCTTTTGAGGAATTACACCGGTACAGCTCAACATACACCTTTTTTAGCAATGGTGGATGTTATTATGCGGTTACATCCTACCGTCAAAAAAATTATTGTCATTGGGGATACAACAACGGCGGGAGAAAAAGATGTTCAACAGCTCAAAGAAATTTTAACGAGGCAAAAAGATTATATCGAGTCTTTATTTCTTATCTCCCCTACCTTTGAATTATTAAAAAATGCTCTTTCAGAAGAAAGCAAAAGTACAGTTATTATCATTACGTCTTATTTTCTAAACATCCAGGGAGAAAACTGTGCGCTACAGGAAGGAATAAATATTATCCGTTCTATGGGGGATTTTCCTATTTACTCTCATTTAGACGGAGTCCCTTTGCTTAATGGAGTTCTCGGAGGCCCTATCAATCATGGAGAAGAGTTCGGCCATACAGCTGCAAAGATGGTGCTACAAATTCTTTCTGGACGGGCCGTTAAGGATATTCCCATTCGAGAATCTCAACGAATACATTGGCTTTTTAACTATCGCGAGATAAAAAAGTTCGGCATCTCCACATCGCAACTCCCCAGCAACAGTACTATAGTGAATGATCCTTTAGAGGAAATTAAGGAACATTACCATTTCATCGTAGCTAACCTTCTTGTTATAGCTACATTAGGTACTTTGAGCATTCTCCTTTTCAGTAAAATTATGCACCGCCACCATGTTAATGCCGCTCTTATGGAGAACAAAGAATCTCTTAGCGGACTTATAGAAGGGGCACCTGAAGGAATCGTTCTTTTAAATGGGGAAGGATATATATCAAGAGTCAATAAGGAATTTTGCAAAATGTTTAATTATAAGGAGGGCTCTATTCAAGGGGAAAATCTCGCTCAATATATCTCAACATCTGAAGAACGAGTACAGAAAACATCTGAGCTCGTAAAATTATCCCTAAATAAACGTTTCAAAAACATAGAGCGGTTCCAGAATAAAAAGGACGGAACTCCTCTGCCTGTTTCTATGAGTGGATTTCCTGTGGAGAGATTGAGTGGGGAAAAAGAAGCTTTTTTACTTTTTCAAGATCTAACCCGTAAAAAAGCGCAGGAAAGGGCTTTGGCCTTACAATTTCACCTGGAATCTCTCCTCTCCACCGTTTCTTCCCAACTTGTTCTTTCCAGGGATTTTGAAAATGCTATACAAAATGCCCTTCAGGAAATAGGGAAACGTTTAGGTTTGTTAGGATGTGGATTATATCAAAGTAAAATAGAGGCTCCAAACGTATTTCACATTGGGAAAAAGTGGTTCTCTCCTATTTATGAGGGAACGCCCTCGGATTTTTTTACATTTTCTTTTAAAGAAGAACACATTAAATATATAAAAAAAGAGATCCCTGTCACTTTTCCAATAGAGAATAGTTTTCTCTCCGGCCTAAATGCTACTGCCCTCCCTTTCAAAACAAGAGAGAACAGAAATGGGGTTCTTATGCTTCTCTATCAAGAAACAACTCACACGTGGGCTTCTATTAACACTTCTGTTCTCGAAGTGCTTGCAAGCACCATCGGAGAAACATATAAAAAGAAAGAAACACAAGATGAATTGCTCCATACTATCTCCAGATTGAGAGAGACATTTCAATCTACTATTGCTACTATCGGCCATATTATAGAAATGAAAGACCATACCACTTCCGGCCATCAAGGACGAGTCGCTCAACTGAGTCTTGCTATAGCAAAGAGAATGGGATGTTCTTCCATTATCCAAGAAGCAGTCTATAATACGTCCCTCGTTCACGATTTGGGGAAATTGTATATCCCGAGCGAAATTCTTACAAAACCAGAAAAGCTCTCCTCGCTAGAATATCAAATCGTTCAACAGCACCCTCGATTTGGTTTTGATGTGCTGAAACAAGTTCATTTCCCATGGCCTGTAGCTGAAATAGTCCTTCAACATCACGAAAGGCTGGATGGATCTGGTTACCCTGAGGGACTAAAAAACAGCCAAATACTGTTAGAGGCAAAGATTATTGCAGTGGCGGATGTGGTGGAAGCTATGACATCCCCTCGTCCTCACAGAGGTCCCTACGCTATAGAAAAGGCTTTAGACGAAATCGACAGAGGAGCTGGACATCTTTATGACCCCTCTGTCGTATCATGCTGCGTAAACTTATTTAGAGAAGAGCACTTTGAATTTTCCAACTCTAGATCTTCTCCCTTGTAA
- a CDS encoding HD domain-containing phosphohydrolase, which translates to MMDREKALLNNLFDNIEDAIVLVNALGAIQRANEAFLKLFQYATHELLDQNVIDIVVPDFFKRRAVSIARSINRGDEFARTIVQCVRKDGTFFPCEFSVVPFFSGKDVESAFLVFHDLTREHDRDEQLYYAMTVVKESSVVLFRWKAEEGWPVEYVSENISQWGYTPVEIKGEKGPFLSIIKEEDRQRILQQVQKHEEAGDEEFSLEYRIVTRDGKNIWVDARTTVLRDKKGKIIYLQGTISDVSFRKEVELAASQNFSKVLRAWEQTIGVMALIAEKKNPLTLGHQKRVAILSRAIAEELGLPDEEIGNIEKAALIHDIGEVEIPSEILSKPGPLNEVEYNLVQTHAEAGYIILSRIEFPWPLAETVYQHHERLDGSGYPRGLKGDEILLSARIIGVADIVEAMCSHRPYRPALGLTEALEELDRLKGSALDPQVVDACVCLFKKKGFNITIE; encoded by the coding sequence ATGATGGATCGTGAGAAGGCTCTTTTAAACAATCTCTTTGATAATATTGAGGATGCTATAGTGCTAGTGAATGCGCTGGGGGCAATACAGCGTGCCAATGAAGCTTTTTTGAAGCTTTTTCAGTATGCTACGCATGAGCTTTTAGACCAAAATGTTATCGACATTGTAGTTCCAGATTTTTTTAAGAGACGAGCGGTCTCTATAGCTCGAAGCATCAATAGAGGAGATGAATTTGCGAGAACTATTGTGCAGTGTGTCCGCAAGGATGGAACTTTCTTCCCTTGTGAGTTCTCTGTGGTTCCTTTTTTTTCAGGCAAAGATGTGGAGAGTGCATTCTTAGTTTTTCACGATTTAACACGTGAACATGATAGAGATGAACAATTATATTATGCTATGACCGTGGTGAAAGAAAGCTCCGTAGTTTTGTTTCGTTGGAAAGCAGAGGAAGGTTGGCCCGTAGAGTATGTTTCTGAGAATATAAGCCAGTGGGGGTATACTCCGGTGGAGATTAAAGGAGAGAAAGGTCCTTTCCTCTCCATCATTAAAGAGGAAGATCGTCAAAGGATACTTCAGCAGGTTCAGAAACACGAAGAAGCTGGGGATGAGGAATTTTCTCTGGAATATCGCATTGTAACGAGAGACGGGAAGAACATCTGGGTGGATGCACGTACGACAGTATTGCGAGATAAGAAGGGGAAAATCATTTACCTCCAAGGCACAATATCTGATGTCTCCTTTCGAAAAGAGGTAGAGCTTGCCGCCTCGCAAAATTTCAGTAAAGTTTTACGGGCTTGGGAGCAGACTATAGGAGTTATGGCGCTTATAGCGGAGAAGAAAAATCCTTTAACTTTGGGGCATCAAAAGAGGGTAGCGATTCTCTCTCGTGCTATAGCGGAAGAATTGGGGTTGCCTGATGAGGAGATTGGAAATATAGAGAAAGCTGCTTTAATACATGATATAGGAGAGGTAGAGATTCCCTCGGAGATTTTAAGTAAACCAGGTCCTTTGAACGAGGTGGAATATAATCTTGTTCAAACCCATGCAGAAGCAGGATACATTATTCTTAGCCGCATAGAGTTCCCTTGGCCCTTGGCAGAGACTGTGTATCAGCATCATGAACGTCTCGATGGTTCTGGGTATCCTCGAGGTTTAAAGGGAGATGAAATATTGTTGTCTGCCCGTATCATAGGGGTAGCAGATATAGTGGAAGCAATGTGCTCTCATCGGCCATATAGACCAGCTCTTGGTTTAACAGAAGCTCTAGAGGAGTTGGATCGGTTAAAGGGTTCGGCTTTAGATCCTCAAGTAGTAGATGCTTGTGTCTGCCTTTTCAAGAAAAAGGGGTTTAATATAACGATCGAATAA
- a CDS encoding class I SAM-dependent RNA methyltransferase, translating to MQENIPKGCNSLCRACAHRNITSEESAEQKMAWLAHALSPWGKELRSIKTPLAQERWGYREKVSLLTQWSQEARWQIGMIACKHFVNLQTCPIHSERVRKMILWISESIPTPEIFSLSLYAQTGKQATLILKTNVKPDLCWLVEHEKYLSQTGIEGLWLHLHPSAGRRLFGKRNWHLLWGKPRSYNEMGLIYGPTAFQQLIPNLYIQSLREAQDFLTPQKNDSIIDLYCGSGASLRLWTIFGARTIGVEISAEAVENASINAPLAQILRGTCSLRIPQLNEWAKNTPLQHRLAYVNPPRVGLEPDVRHWLATEYRPLRLAYLSCNAGTLARDLAFFEGNGYFVEHITPYDFFPNTYHVETLTLLQRKGECPYFHLGLNKFHYETCSSSLVIKKVCFSKTTLSV from the coding sequence ATGCAAGAAAACATACCAAAGGGCTGCAATTCTTTATGTCGTGCCTGCGCTCACAGAAATATAACAAGCGAAGAAAGTGCAGAACAAAAGATGGCATGGCTAGCCCATGCGCTATCTCCTTGGGGAAAGGAGCTACGCTCCATCAAAACTCCCCTAGCTCAAGAGCGATGGGGATATCGAGAGAAAGTAAGTCTTTTAACCCAATGGAGTCAAGAAGCTCGATGGCAAATAGGAATGATAGCTTGCAAGCATTTTGTCAATCTCCAGACATGTCCTATACACTCGGAACGGGTTCGTAAAATGATTCTTTGGATTTCAGAATCAATACCTACTCCAGAAATATTTTCTCTATCTTTATATGCACAGACAGGAAAACAGGCAACTCTTATTCTAAAAACAAATGTAAAACCCGATCTTTGCTGGTTAGTCGAACACGAAAAATATCTTTCTCAAACAGGAATTGAGGGGCTTTGGCTTCATCTTCATCCTTCCGCTGGTCGTCGCCTTTTCGGGAAAAGAAATTGGCATCTTCTGTGGGGTAAACCTCGATCATATAATGAAATGGGCCTAATATATGGCCCCACAGCCTTCCAACAACTTATTCCCAATCTTTATATACAATCTCTTCGAGAGGCCCAGGATTTCCTGACGCCTCAAAAAAATGATAGTATTATAGATTTATACTGTGGAAGTGGAGCAAGTCTTAGGCTATGGACAATTTTCGGGGCTCGAACTATAGGCGTAGAAATATCAGCAGAAGCTGTAGAAAACGCCTCTATAAACGCTCCTCTTGCTCAGATCTTAAGAGGAACATGTTCCCTTCGCATTCCTCAACTCAACGAATGGGCAAAAAACACGCCCCTTCAACACCGATTAGCCTATGTCAATCCTCCTCGTGTAGGATTAGAACCAGACGTTAGGCATTGGCTCGCTACGGAATATCGCCCTCTGCGCCTCGCTTATCTTTCTTGCAATGCTGGCACTTTAGCACGAGATCTCGCTTTTTTTGAAGGAAACGGGTATTTCGTAGAACACATCACACCCTATGATTTTTTCCCCAATACATACCATGTAGAAACCCTTACCCTTCTTCAAAGAAAAGGAGAATGTCCATACTTTCATCTCGGGCTAAACAAATTTCATTATGAAACATGCTCGTCTTCCCTTGTTATCAAGAAAGTCTGCTTTTCAAAAACAACTTTATCAGTTTAA